The Manihot esculenta cultivar AM560-2 chromosome 11, M.esculenta_v8, whole genome shotgun sequence genome includes a region encoding these proteins:
- the LOC110626312 gene encoding BURP domain-containing protein BNM2A → MVPQFAYCILFLNLLLFMCAHGIRDDITDQELEKKKFSEEYSLETGKITKEKFSHKKFHSQIERDTNKVIKNNSLQLYYSILNEIIGKIPLWRHPPGSAEESSAKTVSKCENFVVDYIQASYVGLFTLHSLHKGKIIPIYFPIDDYSSTFPPFMSKKIADSSTLKNPQKVCEITSSDDQEHTRFCATSLKSMLDYIRLVFKSDEGFKVVETIHYPSLSTALLQDYVVVETVQEIEGSGKVFCHPMNRSFYCHFDDEHARVFKISLGGENGDQVEAIAVCHMNTSQLSPDLIAFRLLPVKPGSPFCHFLPAGHLVWVHSPTITYVA, encoded by the exons ATGGTTCCTCAGTTTGCCTATTGCATCCTTTTCCTCAACCTTTTGCTTTTCatg TGTGCACACGGCATCAGGGATGACATTACTGATCAAGAACTGGAGAAGAAGAAATTTTCAGAAGAGTATTCTTTAGAGACAGGGAAAATaactaaagaaaaattttcCCACAAGAAATTCCATTCCCAGATCGAAAGAGATACTAATAAAGTGATAAAAAACAATTCTCTACAATTATATTACAGCATTTTGAATGAAATTATTGGAAAAATACCTTTATGGCGCCATCCTCCAGGGTCAGCAGAAGAATCATCAGCCAAGACTGTATCAAAATGTGAAAATTTCGTTGTTGATTATATACAAGCTTCATATGTAGGTCTCTTCACTCTACACAGCTTACACAAGGGAAAAATCATTCCCATCTACTTCCCCATTGATGATTATTCTTCCACTTTCCCTCCCTTCATGTCGAAGAAAATTGCTGATTCTTCCACTCTGAAAAATCCCCAGAAAGTCTGCGAAATTACATCATCCGATGATCAAGAACACACAAGATTCTGTGCTACGTCCCTGAAATCCATGCTTGATTATATTCGTTTGGTTTTCAAATCGGATGAAGGATTTAAAGTGGTGGAAACCATCCACTATCCTTCATTATCAACTGCTTTATTACAAGACTATGTTGTCGTTGAAACTGTGCAGGAGATTGAAGGTTCTGGCAAGGTATTTTGTCATCCAATGAATCGTTCTTTCTATTGTCATTTTGATGATGAACATGCAAGGGTTTTCAAGATCTCACTGGGTGGTGAAAATGGAGATCAAGTAGAAGCTATTGCTGTTTGCCATATGAACACTTCACAGTTGAGTCCTGATCTTATTGCTTTTCGTTTGCTTCCTGTCAAGCCTGGGTCTCCTTTCTGCCATTTCTTGCCTGCAGGTCATCTTGTTTGGGTTCACTCTCCTACTATAACTTATGTAGCTTAG
- the LOC110625620 gene encoding aquaporin AQPAn.G encodes MYFPKMKSMLEELSGLLRKKKKKKKKKKRNSSTSPLVISSIFVVLGLEELFSLMVWRASLSEFLGTAVLVFVIDTVVISTVESETKVPNLILSILVAITVTIILLATYPISGGPINPLVTFSALLTGLICISKAFIYILAQCAGGVVGALALKAVVNSNIESTFSLGGCTLHIVEPGPNGPTVIGLGTGQALWLEIICGFVFLFASVLMAFDHRQAKALGHVKIFTIVGIVLGLLVYVSTSVTTAKGYAGAGLNPARCLGPAIVRGSHLWDGHWVFWVGPAVSAVVFSLYTKIIPPQLSHTVF; translated from the exons ATGTATTTTCCTAAGATGAAATCTATGCTTGAAG AACTATCTGGTTTattgagaaaaaagaagaagaagaagaagaagaagaagaggaatagCAGTACCAG TCCGTTAGTAATCTCCTCAATTTTTGTAGTGTTAGGCCTTGAAGAATTGTTCTCTTTGATG GTATGGAGAGCATCTTTGTCAGAGTTCTTGGGCACAGCGGTTCTCGTCTTCGTAATAGACACTGTAGTTATTTCCACCGTTGAAAGTGAGACAAAAGTACCAAATCTTATACTATCAATCCTTGTTGCCATCACCGTCACCATTATCCTGCTAGCAACTTATCCCATTTCCGGCGGCCCCATTAACCCTTTGGTCACCTTCTCAGCTCTACTCACCGGCCTCATTTGCATATCAAAAGCCTTCATATACATCTTGGCTCAGTGTGCTGGTGGCGTTGTGGGTGCACTAGCACTAAAAGCTGTAGTCAACAGCAATATTGAGAGCACATTTTCGCTTGGAGGCTGCACTCTGCACATTGTTGAACCGGGGCCAAATGGTCCTACTGTGATCGGGTTAGGGACTGGGCAGGCCCTTTGGCTGGAGATAATATGTGGGTTCGTGTTTCTGTTTGCGTCAGTGCTGATGGCCTTTGATCATCGTCAAGCCAAGGCATTGGGTCATGTTAAAATTTTCACAATCGTGGGGATAGTGCTGGGTCTTCTTGTGTATGTTTCGACTTCGGTGACAACAGCTAAAGGCTATGCTGGAGCTGGGCTGAACCCCGCTAGGTGTTTGGGTCCAGCAATAGTTCGAGGAAGTCATCTTTGGGATGGGCATTGGGTGTTTTGGGTGGGTCCTGCTGTTTCTGCCGTTGTATTTTCTTTGTACACAAAAATTATTCCACCACAGCTTTCTCACACCGTTTTCTAA
- the LOC110625622 gene encoding uncharacterized protein LOC110625622, with protein MTAERSWMYAHLRDGLLNPRYLEGIKEFIEKAKNCPEYLNGDQIRCPCNRFKCQNRSFQDENTVKYHLMKHGFVQNYNVWYLHGETDVHDGYDNTLLDMSYGCDSVNHPNFNRFEDMVMDASSCNVIHNDTYEIPNSATQKLYDMLNASKQELWPGCENHSQLSAVSRLLNLKAEHHFSERCFDQICELMKEMLPSDNVMTDGFYSTKRLVQGLGLPIQKIHCCVNGCMIYWDNDEELTRCKFCDHERFKRLKHTVEKGKSLVAYKKMYYFPITPRLQRLYASCVTAKYMTWHNDHANDDGVMRHCSDTPAWKHFNQTHPTFAMEARNVRLGLCTDGFQPFGQSGQQYSSWPVILTPYNLPPGMCMKDEYMFLTIIIPGPKNPKEKLDVYMQPLVKELKELWEMGVNTYDACHQNNFTMRAALLWTISDFSAYSMLSGWSTAGRTVCPYCMKNTDAFTLKRRGGKQTWFDSHRKFLPDDHAFRRNKISFIKNQTVSKSSPPIRTGEYLLKEIEQIGLKRIIDIDSHEINGRLSKTTGWRKWSILWDLPYWSTNMIRHNLDVMHIEKNIFENIFNTVMNVEGKTKHNIKSREDLNEICRRPELKKDPISGKYPKASYCLDKQSKMILCDWLKTLKFPDGYVFNLDRCVDSRKLRLFWYEKPRLSCFHATNSSYCSQRIATE; from the coding sequence ATGACTGCTGAAAGAAGTTGGATGTATGCCCATCTCAGAGATGGTTTACTCAATCCCAGATATTTAGAGGGTATCAAAGAATTTATAGAGAAGGCTAAGAACTGCCCAGAATATTTAAATGGAGACCAGATTCGTTGTCCTTGCAATCGATTTAAGTGTCAGAACCGTAGCTTTCAAGATGAAAATACAGTTAAATATCATTTAATGAAGCATGGTTTTGTGCAAAATTACAATGTTTGGTATTTGCACGGCGAAACTGATGTGCATGACGGATATGATAATACATTATTAGACATGTCTTATGGTTGTGACAGTGTTAATCACCCAAATTTCAATCGGTTTGAGGACATGGTCATGGATGCATCAAGCTGTAATGTAATACATAATGATACGTATGAGATACCAAACTCCGCTACACAgaaactgtatgatatgttaaatGCATCTAAGCAAGAACTATGGCCTGGATGTGAAAATCACTCCCAGTTATCAGCTGTTTCACGTTTACTAAATTTGAAGGCGGAACATCATTTCTCTGAACGGTGTTTTGATCAGATATGTGAACTTATGAAGGAAATGTTACCGAGTGACAATGTCATGACGGATGGCTTTTACTCAACAAAGAGACTAGTCCAAGGATTGGGGCTTCCTATACAAAAGATACACTGTTGTGTTAATGGTTGTATGATTTATTGGGACAATGATGAAGAACTTACAAGATGCAAATTTTGTGACCATGAAAGGTTCAAACGCCTTAAGCACACTGTGGAGAAAGGAAAGAGTCTAGTAGCATACAAAAAGATGTATTACTTCCCCATTACGCCACGTTTGCAAAGACTTTATGCATCGTGTGTTACAGCTAAGTATATGACTTGGCACAATGACCATGCAAATGATGATGGGGTGATGCGTCATTGTTCAGATACTCCTGCTTGGAAGCATTTCAATCAAACTCATCCAACCTTTGCAATGGAGGCCCGAAATGTAAGACTCGGCCTTTGCACTGATGGATTTCAACCATTCGGTCAATCTGGGCAACAGTATTCCTCATGGCCAGTAATATTAACTCCATACAATTTGCCACCAGGTATGTGTATGAAAGATGAGTATATGTTCTTGACAATTATCATACCTGGTCCCAAGAATCCAAAAGAGAAGCTTGATGTGTACATGCAACCATTAGTGAAGGAATTAAAAGAACTGTGGGAAATGGGTGTGAATACCTACGATGCATGCCACCAGAACAATTTCACTATGCGGGCTGCTTTACTTTGGACTATTAGTGACTTCTCTGCTTATTCAATGCTTTCAGGGTGGAGCACCGCTGGACGAACTGTATGTCCCTACTGTATGAAAAACACAGATGCATTTACATTAAAAAGGAGGGGGGGGAAACAGACATGGTTTGACAGTCATCGGAAGTTTTTACCAGACGACCATGCATTCCGTCGAAACAAgatatcttttattaaaaacCAAACTGTCTCCAAGTCATCGCCGCCAATTAGAACTGGGGAATACTTGCTAAAAGAGATTGAGCAAATTGGTTTGAAGCGGATAATAGACATTGACAGTCATGAAATAAATGGTCGACTTTCAAAGACAACTGGTTGGCGTAAGTGGAGCATACTGTGGGATTTGCCATATTGGTCAACAAATATGATTCGCCACAATCTTGATGTAATGCACATTGAAAAgaatatatttgaaaatatttttaatacagtGATGAATGTTGAGGGGAAGACGAAACACAATATAAAATCAAGGGAAGATTTGAATGAAATATGCAGGAGACCAGAATTGAAGAAAGATCCAATTAGCGGAAAATATCCAAAAGCAAGTTATTGTCTGGACAAGCAATCAAAGATGATATTGTGTGATTGGCTCAAAACACTTAAATTCCCTGATGGATATGTTTTCAATCTAGACAGATGTGTTGATAGTCGGAAGCTAAGACTTTTTTGGTATGAAAAGCCACGACTGTCATGTTTTCATGCAACGAATTCTTCCTATTGCTCTCAGAGAATTGCTACCGAATAA
- the LOC110625623 gene encoding probable aquaporin TIP3-1, translating to MPCGKDMGGLGFRLLKEFNVALVAKAEYLKDREGKKQCNATRLKKVLGVEDFFSLMVWRASMSEFLGTAVLVFAIDTIVISTIESETKLPNLILSILVAITITILLLATYPISGGHINPLVTFSALLTGLISISKAFIYILAQCAGGVVGALALKAVVNNNIESTFSLGGCTLHIVAPGPNGPTVIGLETGQALWLEIICGFVFLFASVLMAFDHRQAKALGHVTIFTIVGIVLGLLVYVSTSVTTAKGYAGAGLNPARCLGPALVRGGHLWDGHWVFWLGPAISAVAFSLYKKIIPPQLSHTVL from the exons ATGCCTTGTGGGAAAGATATGGGTGGCCTGGGTTTTCGATTATTGAAGGAATTCAATGTAGCCCTTGTTGCTAA GGCAGAGTATTTAAAGGACAGGGAAGGGAAGAAGCAATGCAACGCCACTAGGCTCAAAAAAGTATTAGGCGTTGAAGATTTTTTCTCTTTGATG GTGTGGAGAGCATCTATGTCAGAGTTCTTGGGCACAGCGGTTCTCGTTTTCGCAATAGACACCATTGTTATTTCCACAATTGAAAGTGAGACAAAATTACCAAACCTCATACTATCAATCCTAGTCGCCATCACAATCACAATTCTCCTCCTGGCAACCTATCCCATTTCCGGAGGCCACATTAACCCCTTGGTCACCTTCTCAGCTCTACTCACCGGCCTCATTTCCATATCAAAAGCCTTCATATACATCTTGGCTCAATGTGCTGGTGGCGTTGTGGGTGCACTAGCACTAAAAGCTGTGGTCAACAACAACATTGAGAGCACATTTTCGCTTGGAGGCTGCACTCTGCATATTGTTGCACCAGGGCCAAATGGTCCTACTGTGATTGGGTTAGAAACTGGGCAGGCCCTTTGGCTAGAGATAATATGTGGGTTCGTGTTTCTTTTTGCGTCAGTGCTGATGGCCTTTGATCATCGTCAAGCCAAGGCCTTGGGTCATGTCACAATTTTCACGATCGTGGGGATAGTGCTGGGTCTTCTTGTGTATGTTTCGACTTCAGTGACAACAGCTAAAGGCTATGCTGGAGCTGGATTGAATCCAGCTAGGTGTTTGGGTCCAGCATtagttcgaggaggtcatcttTGGGATGGGCATTGGGTGTTTTGGTTGGGACCTGCTATTTCTGCCGTTGCATTTTCTTTGTACAAAAAAATTATTCCACCTCAGCTTTCTCACACTGTTTTGTAA